A genomic segment from Rhizoctonia solani chromosome 11, complete sequence encodes:
- a CDS encoding GMC oxidoreductase translates to MAAIHHAPRDPPSPPAIDHDYLPKQIDQSILVELVKFADKTTKAEPSAAVLVARQDPSPDIESDEDVSKSVKVDIRTLYHLIGTGAMAPKSLGNVVDENLKTYETGNLRVDASIIPMRLAAHLQRTVYSIAEKAADTITSEWDSNLELYSKHFILWIEVMG, encoded by the exons ATGGCTGCTATCCACCACGCGCCACGCG ACCCCCCGTCGCCTCCAGCCATCGACCATGACTACCTACCCAAGCAAATAG ACCAGAGCATCCTCGTAGAGTTGGTCAAATTTGCCGATAAGACTACCAAGGCCGAGCCATCGGCTGCGGTGCTTGTCGCTCGACAGGACCCCAGTCCAGATATCGAGTCGGACGAAGACGTCAGCAAATCAGTCAAGGTTGATATTCGCACTTTGTACCACCTGATCGGAACTGGGGCGATGGCACCCAAGTCGCTTGGAAACGTGGTGGATGAAAACCTGAAGACATATGAAACGGGTAATCTGCGA GTGGACGCAAGTATCATCCCGATGCGCCTCGCCGCTCATCTGCAGCGTACTGTCTACAGTATTGCTGAAAAGGCAGCTGACACCATCACGAGCGAATGGGATTCTAATCTCGAGCTATATTCGAAGCATTTTATTTTGTGGATTGAAGTAATGGGATAA